ACAAACAAGGTGAAAGGGAACGCGAGGCAGAAGAGAGAAAGAAAcgtaaaattgaaaaactatTAGCTGTTCCCAAACATGAGTTCAAAGATAAGGAATATGAAGAGGCACGTTCAAAACTAACTGAGAAAGTTTGTGATGCAGTAGAAGAGGGTTTTAAAAAGGCTGCAACGAGTGgtccaaaagacaatttaaaaCGCAAACATGAGCCATCAACTTCCCAACAGGCAGCAGccaaagcaaaagcaaaaaaaccaGCCCTATGGATCGATGATGATCTATCGGGAGACTCCGAAGACAGCTCAGATGATGGCGACAATAATTCCCATAAGGTCCCAAAAAAACGCAATGAATCTAATCCCCCAGTTTCAAGCGACGCCAATGAGAAGCCAGCAACGACTACGGAAACATCTCCAGGTGAAGAAACGACGAGTTCGTCTGACTCGGAATCCTTATCTGTAGTGAGCAAATAAAACTATAAGCTATTATTAACGTACatatgaatttcattaaaattattgAATAAACATCCAATTTCTTAAATATAAGATAACTAATTTAATTAATGCCAGTTAAATACATAATCTATTGGTTATTGTCAAACTGAGATGAAACCCACGCCAAGCCCCATTTAAGATTTGTAAGCATAAACTTAAGAGCTTTCGTCCATTGCTCCTCAGAATTGAACTGAATTCTGTAAAAAGAAACAGGAATGTAGTGACAGTAATATATATTCACTGCATGGTAATGCTTACTTTATCGAATACGAATTTCCTGTTGAGGGATCTATAATTTTTCCCTTTtccattttatatggcagcaggaATTCTGGATCTCGCTTCTCCACCTCCTGTTGGAACTGTGTTAGGCAATCAAGGAAAGCAACCATTGCTGCATCAAATTTAGTatcccaaaaaaatttaaagccacCAGTGCCGTACAAGGGAAGTTCACGATTTTCTCCCAAGACTTCAACGTAC
This Stomoxys calcitrans chromosome 2, idStoCalc2.1, whole genome shotgun sequence DNA region includes the following protein-coding sequences:
- the LOC106089313 gene encoding splicing regulator SDE2; the encoded protein is MESLAITYQDLISYLIKTKSLVPESFYLEQNGKRLQSDPTEDVPVYIRFRLLGGKGGFGSMLRAIGAQIEKTTNREACRDLSGRRLRDINEEKRLKAWLDKQGEREREAEERKKRKIEKLLAVPKHEFKDKEYEEARSKLTEKVCDAVEEGFKKAATSGPKDNLKRKHEPSTSQQAAAKAKAKKPALWIDDDLSGDSEDSSDDGDNNSHKVPKKRNESNPPVSSDANEKPATTTETSPGEETTSSSDSESLSVVSK